The genomic region GTTCCTCGCGGGCGGGACGGTCACCGGGCGCTGGGTGACCAACGGCGGGGGCGGGCTCCAGATCCCCAAGGTGATCCGGCGGGCCGTGGTCGCCGACCCCGGCTGGCGGCTCGTCGTCGCCGACGCCGACCAGATGGAGCCGCGCGTCCTCGCCGCGATCTCCCGCGACCCCGGCCTGATGGAGGTGGCCGGCCGGGAGAGCGACCTGTACCAGTCCGTCTCCGACCGCGCCTTCTCCGGCGACCGCGCCCAGGCCAAACTCGCCGTGCTCGGCGCCGTCTACGGCCAGACCTCCGGCGACGGCCTGAAGAACCTCGCCGCGCTCAGACGCCGCTTCCCCCGGGCCGTGGCGTACGTCGACGAGGCGGCCCGGGCCGGCGAGGAGGGCCGGCTCGTGCGGACCTGGCTCGGCCGGACCTGCCCGCCGGCGGCCCGGGGGACGGACGACGCGACGGAGGAGGCCGGCATCCCCGCCACCGACGAGGAGCAGCCCGACAGCGGACAGTGGGTGCCCGGGTACGCCTCCACCAACGCCCGCGCCCGTGGCCGCTTCGCCCGTAACTTCGTCGTCCAGGGCAGTGCCGCCGACTGGGCCCTGCTGCTGCTCGCCGCGCTGCGCAGATCCTGCGCGGACCTGGCGGCCGAGCTGGTCTTCTTCCAGCACGACGAGGTGATCGTGCACTGCCCCGAGGAGGAGACGGAGGCGGTCGTCGCGGCGATCCGGGAGGCGGCGGCCCTGGCCGGACGGCTGACCTTCGGGGAGACGCCGGTGCGGTTCCCGTTCACGACGGCGGTGGTGGAGTGTTATGCGGACGCCAAGTAGCCGGTGTCACGGTCAGCCGGTGGGGGCGAGCAGCTCGCGGAGTTCGGTGACCACCGCGTGCGCGTCGGTCCCCTCCAGTGCCGCGAGAGCCGAGCGCCACTCCTCGCGTGCCGCTCCGGCATGCCCGCGTTCCCGCAGCAGCAGCCCCTGCTGGTGGCGGGCGAGACCGCCGGTGTAGCGGTCGGCGCGGGCGTCGGCCCGGTCCAGCAGCTCGGCGCACTCCCGGGCGGCCCGCCCGGTGCGGCCCAGCAGCCGCAGCGCGCGGACCAGGCCGAGCCGGGTCTGGGACTCGCCGTGCCAGTCGCCGTGACCGCCCAGGATGCGCAGGCTCTCCTCGAAGTGCGGGAGGGCGGCGGCCGGTTCGCCGAGCCGCAGATGGGCGTACCCGATGTTGCAGTGCGCGGAGTGCCGCACGATCACGGCGCCGATCCCGTCCCCGATGGCGAGCGAACGCCGGTGCTGCTCGATGGCGGCCCGCGGGTCGGTGTGCTCGTAGAGATTGCCCAGGTGGCTGTGGGTCACGGCCTCGCCGTAGGGGTCGTTCAGCTGCCGTGCGTACTCCAGGCTCCGGGTCAGCGCCTCGCTCGCCTCGGCGGGCCGGCCGAGCCCGTCGAGCAGCAGGCCGCGGTTGTTGAGGCAGCGGCGGATCCAGGACGGTTCGTCGAGCCGTCGCCAGATGGCCAGCGCGCGGTCGTTGAGGTCGAGGGCCTCGCCCTGGCGGCCGGTCAGGAAGTGCAGCCCGGCGAGGTCGACCAGCGCGTACGCCTGAGCTGCCTCGTCCCCGAGCCGCCGCGCCACGCCGAGGCCGGCCCGGCCGAGCACCTCCATCTCGGCGACGCGTCCCCTGCGGTGCGCGTACGGGAGGATTAGCCGCACGAGGGTGGAGACGAGGCCCGCGCGCCGCCGGCACGGGTCGTCCGCGTACCGCTCGACCAGCGTGACGACGTTCGCCAGCTCCCCGTCGCCCCAGGCGAAGGCCTCCTCGGGGCCGCCGAAGGGGGCGACGGTGTCGACGTGCGCCGCATGCCCGGGTGGCTGGGCCGCGGTGGGGCGACGACGGTCGTCCTGGTCGGGGCCGGGCTCGACGATCGCGACGAGCACCCGCTCGGCTACGGCGGCGTACCAGCGGAGGGCGGTTTCGGAGGCGCGGGTGGTCTCGGTGTCGGTGGGGGTCGCGTTCCGTACGCCGCCGTTGTTCGCGTTCCGTACGCTCCCCCCTGCACGGGCGGTGCCGGAGCCGCCGATGCCCTCCACGCCCCGCTCCCCCACCAGCTCACGGGCGAAGTCGCGCACGAGGTCGTGTGGTGCGTAGCGGCCGTATGCCGGCTCCTGGAGCAGGGCCACGTCGACGAGACGGTCCAGGGCGGCCTCGGTGCGGCGTTCACCCGTGCCCGTGAGGCGGGCGAGCAGGGGTGCGCCGTACGTGGGCAGATCGAGCGCGCCGATACGGCGGAGAGTGAGGGCCGCGTCCCGGTCGGCCTCGCGCTCGGAGCCGGCGAGCGCGTCGTGCGCGACGGCCAGGGAGCGGCGCACGCTCAGGTCGTCGTACTCAAGGTGCTGTAACCGCCCTTCCGTACCGGCCAGTTGCCCGGCGAGGACCTCCGGCGTGAGGGCCTGCCGGGCGGCGAGCCGCGCGGCGACGACGCGCAGGGCCAGGGGCAGGCGGCCGGTGAGCTCGACGAGGCGGCGGGCGGCGTCCGAACCGTCCAGTCCGGCACGGCCCGAGGCCGCGACCAGAAGCGCCGCGCTCTCCTCGTCCGACAGCGGGCCGAGCGGAAAGCGGGCGACGCCGTCGAGGGCGGTGAGCGGCGAACGGCTGGTGACGATCACCGCGCACCCGGCACCTCCCGGCAGCAGCGGCCGTACCTGCGCGGCGCTCGCGGCATCGTCCAGCACCAGGAGCGTGCGGGTCGGCGCGAGCAGCGAGCGCAGCAGAGCGGATGCCGCGTCGGGGCGTTCGGGGATACGGCAGGGCTCGGCCCCGAGGTCACGCAGCAGGGTGGTGAGCGCCTGACCAGGCGTGAGAGGGGTCATGCCCGGGGTCGCACCCTGCAGGTCGAGGTAGAGCTGCCCATCGGGGAAACGTTCCGCCAACTCGTGCGCGACGTGCAGCGCGAGTGCGCTCTTGCCGACGCCGGGCATGCCGCTGATGACGGCGGCGGCGGGGACGGCGGGAGCGGCTGGGGCGGTCGGGCCGGTCGGGGGTGGTGCTCCCGGTGTCGTGAGGGCGCGGCGCAGGGAGGCGCGTACGGCGGCACGCCCCGTGAAATGCGCCGGCGGCGCGGGAAGTTGAGCAGGCGGCGGTTGAGCGGACGAGGGCGACGCGGCGACGGAAGGCGTAGCGGCGTCCACGGAAGGAGCGGCAGACGAGGCAGAAGACGCAGGAGAGGTAGGAGGGGTAGGAGGGGCGCTCCCCTCACCGAAGCCGTCTCCCGAACCACCGCTCCCCACGGCTCCCCGCAACACCTCCACATGCGCCTCCCGCACTCCCGGCCCCGGCTCGACGCCGAGCTGGTCGACCAGCCGGGTGCGCAGATCCCGGTGGACGGCCAGGGCCTCGGCCCGGCGGCCGGTCCGGTGCAGGGCGAGCATGAGCTGGCGGTGGTACACCTCCCGCAGCGGATACTCGGCGGTCAACGCCGCCAGCTCCGGCACGAGCCCGTCGAGACGCGGGCCGCCCAGCGCCAACTCGGCGTCGTATCGCCACTCCAGAAGCAGCAGCCGCGCCTCGCGCAACCGCCGTGCGAAGGCGTACCCGCCCACCTCGGACGGCAGCCCGGCGAGCGGTGCGCCCCGCCACAGTGCGAGCGCGGCGGTGCACTCACGCACGACGCGCTCCCAGTCCTGCCCGGCGTGCGCGGCCCGCGCCGCGGCGACATGGGTCTCGAACACATGGACGTCCAGCTCACCCTCGTCGACCCGCAGCACATACCCGGACGGCACGGTCCGCAGCCGCTCGGGATCGTCGAGCAACCGCCGCAACCGCGCTACGTGGTTGTGCAGCGAGGCCTGGGCGGAAACGGGCGGCGCCCCGCCCCACAGCGCGTCCTTGAGCGACTCGACGGAGACGACCCGCCCGGCGTCGAGCAGCAACGCGGCCAGCAGCACACGGGACTTGGGGCCGGCGACATCCCGGGCCTCGCTCCGGCCGCGCCCGCTGACGTCGTAGTACAGCACCGGTGGCCCGAGCAGCCCGAACCTCAGCCCGCACCACTCATCGGAACCGTGCTCGCTGCCCGAACAGGCAGATGCCCCCATCGCGCCCCTGTCTCCCCGCGCCACCGCCTTGCCCTTGACGAGATTCCACCCTTGACGGGTTTCCGCCCCCGGTGCAGCGGTTTTCCGCCAGCTTCGTCCTCACGTTCTCCGCCGGAACGGCCCGCGCAGGCCGTCGTCCGTCATGGTTCGGCGACTTCACGCCAATCGGCAGACGACGCAACGGAGAACCGTTGGCCACATGTTAGCGATCCGTTGGCAAACCCTGATGTGATCACTACGTCGGATCTGGCCCGGCGGCGCGCGCGTCTGGACGCGCAACTCGGGGGAGTGTCGCCGCCGCGGCCGGGTCCGGGTCCCGGTCGGCGGAGGTGAACGGCCGGGGCCCCACCCATCTTCCGGCGCTGGTGGAGTCCTCGGCGTCAGATGACCGGCGGCCGCCCCAGCCGCGTGAGCCGCCACACCGTCCGCCAGCGCATGGGCCGCCGCTCACCCGCCGACTCCCGTACGCCTTCCACGAACCCGCCGAACCATGCCCGCAGCCCCGCACCCGAACGGTTCCGTACGAGGGTGAGCAGCACCCAGACGCCCAAGTGGACGGGGACGAGCGCGAACGGCAGCCGGCGGCGGGCCAGCCAGACCCGGTTGCGGGCGTTGACGCGGAAGTAGATGGCGTGCCGGGCGGGCGAGGTCTTCGGGTGCTGGAGCAGCAGTTCGGGCGCGTACAGGATGCGCCAGCCCGCATCGGCCGCACGCCAGGCCAGGTCGGTCTCCTCGTGCGCGAAGAAGAACTCGGCGGGCCAGTCGCCGACTTCGTCGAGCATGGCCATCCGCAGCGCGTGTCCGCCGCCGAGGAACCCGGTGACGTACCCGCCCCGCATGGGGTCCGCGTTGCCGATCCGGGGCACGTGCCGCTGCTGCGTCTCGCCCAGCTCGTCGGCGATACGGAAACCGACGATGCCGAGCCGTTCGTCGGCGGCGTACAACTCCCGCACGCGGCGCAGCACATCGGCGTCGACGAGCAGCCCGTCGTCGTCCAGATCCACGACGACGTCGATGTCGCCGAACTCCCGCAGCCGCGCGAGGGCCGCGTTCCGCCCGCCGGGGCAGCCGAGGTTCTCGTCGAGCTCGATCGGGGTGACCTCGCCGGGCAGCGACAACCGCCGGGCGAACTCGGGCAGCGGGCAGCCGTTGCCGACGATCACGATCCGCTCGGGCGGCACGTCCTGCTTGGCCACGGACCGCAGCAGCGCGTCGACCTCCTCGGGCCGATTGCCCATCGTCACCACGGCGACGGCGATCCTGGGCGCCCCCATGTCCTCACCTCGTCCCGGTCGGCAACTGGCGGGTTGCCGGGCGATGCTAGCCGTTCACGGTAAAGACCCTTTAAGTACGCCTGCCGGACGGCGATGCGCCTACGCCGTTCGGCGGAGGCCGCACCCGACCCGATCGGGCACAGGATGTCGGGTGCGGCAGGGTGCGCGCTGCCTAGCGTGGTGATCACCGAAGAGGAAGGAACCGGGCGTGCTGGACCGGCTCAACCAGGCGATGGAGCACATCGAACGCCACCTCGACGGGTCTGTGGACGGCGCCGAACTGGCGCGGATCGCGACCACGTCGGAGTACCACCTGCGTCGGATGTTCTCCGCGCTGGCAGGCATGCCCCTGTCGGAGTACATCCGCCGCCGGCGGCTGACGATCGCGGGCGCGGAGGTGCTCGCGGGCGGCGAGACGCTGCTGGAGATCGCGGTGCGCTACGGCTACGGCTCGGGCGAGGCGTTCGCACGGGCGTTCCGCGCGATGCACGGCGTGGGCCCGGGCGAGGCCCGGCGCACCGGCGCCGCGCTCGTCTCCCAGCCCCGGCTGACCTTCCGCCTCACCATCGAAGGGAGCAGCAGCATGCACTACCGAGTCGTGGACCGCCCGGCCTTCACCGTCGCCGGCTTCAAGACCCGGGTGCCGCTCGTGCACTCGGGCCCGAACCAGGCGATCATCGACTTCGTCCGGGGGCTCGACAAGCAGGCCCGGGAGCAGCTCGGAAAGCTCTCCGACCAGGAGCCGCGCGGCATCGTCGCGGTCTGCGACGACCTGGACCCGAGCCGCGCCGAGGGCACCGAGCTCGACTACTACCAGGCGGTGATCAGCACGGCGCCGGCCCCGGCCGACGCCCCCGCGGGCATCACCACCCTGCCCGTCCAGGCCGGCACGTGGGCGGTCTTCACCACCTCCGGCCCGGCACCGCGGGCCATCCAGGAACTGTGGCGGGACGTGTTCACCGAGTGGTTCCCGTCCAACCCGTACCGCAGCCGCCCCGGCCCCGAGATCCTGCGGACCGACCTCTCCTCGGAGGGGACGAGGGCGGACGCCGAGCTGTGGCTGCCGGTGGAACGGGAGTCCACCCGCTGAGCACCGAGAACCCCGGGTCGGAGTCGATCCGGCCCGGGGTTCCGGTGATCACCTGGTGAGCCCCTCACGGCAGTCCGCGGCGGCTACCGCGGCGCGACCGCCTCCGCGGTGTCCTTCCGGCGGGACCGTTCCCGGACCAACGAGATCACGATCACCACCGCTGCGACGAGCACCGAGAGCAGCACCTGGCTGCGGCCGCCGCCCTCCTTCTCGTCGGTGAGCATGTAGAGGAGCACGAACGCGATCATCGCGATCGTCGCCCACGTCAGATAGGGGAACAACCACATCCGCACGATGAGCTTCTCCGGGTTCTCGCGCAGGATGATCCCCCGCATCCGCAGCTGCGAGAAGCAGATGACCAGCCACACGAAGAGCGCGACGGCGCCCGAGGAGTTCAGCAGGAACTGGAAGACCGTGTCGGGCCACAGGTAGTTGAAGGCGACCGCCACGAAGCCGAAGACGACGGAGGCCAGGATCGCGGCCTGCGGGACACCCCGGGTGTTCGTCCGTACGAAGGACCGCGGGGCGTCGCCGCGCTGCCCGAGGGAGAAGGCCATCCGGGAGGCGGTGTACAGGCCGGAGTTGAGACAGGACAGCACGGCCGTCAGCACGATGAAGTTCATGATCTCGCCGGCGTGCGGGATGCCGATCGAGTCGAGGGCCGCGACGTACGAGCCCTTCTTCACGATCGCGGGGTCGTTCCACGGCAGCAGGGCGACCACGACGAGGATCGAGCCGACGTAGAAGACGCCGACCCGCCAGATCACGCTCCTGGTGGCCTTGGCCACCGCCCGCTGCGCGTCCGAGGACTCACCGGCGGCGAGGGTGACGATCTCGCTGCCCATGAAGGAGAAGACGACCAGCAGGATGCCGGTGAGGATCGCGCCCGGCCCGTTCGGCAGGAAGCCGCCGTGCCCGGTGAGGTTCCCGAACCCTGTCGCGGCGTGGTCGGAGCCGGGCAGCACACCGAAGATCGCCAGCCCGCCGAGAACGATGAAACCCGTGATGGCGACGACCTTGATGCCGGCGAACCAGAACTCGAACTCGCCGAAGGAGCCGACCGAGGCCAGGTTCGTGGCGGTGAGGACCGTCATCACGATCAGGGCCCAGGCCCACTGCGGTACCGCCGGCACCCACCCTTCCAGGATCACCGCACCCGCGGTCGCCTCCACGGCGAGCACGACGACCCAGAAGAACCAGTACAGCCAGCCGATCGAGAACCCGGCCCAGCGGCCGAGCGCCCGGTCCGCGTAGGCCGAGAAGGACCCGGAGGTCGGGTTGGCCGCGGCCATCTCGCCGAGCATCCGCATCACGAAGACGACCAGGGCGCCGACCAGTGCGTAGGACACCAGGATGCCGGGCCCGGCGGCGGCGATACCGGAGGCGGAGCCCACGAAGAGACCGGCACCGATCACCCCGCCGATGGCGATCATGGACAGATGGCGGTTCTTGAGACCGGCCTGCAGACCTGCCTGCTGCTCCGGAGGCCGGCCACTGGTGGGGGGAGCGGTGCCAGAGGTTAGTGAGTCAGGGGGACGTGTAGTCATGTCGACATCCATGGGGTCGTTGGGAGTGCCGTGCCGTGCCGTGTCGTGCTGTGCTGTGCTGTCCTGTGCTGTGGCGTCAGGAGGGACGGTCGGGGCACTGACGATTCCCGGAAGCGTTCACGGTGCGGTTCGCGGAATCCGGATGCCGTGCTGGTGATGTGGTCGTCACCGCACGTCCGCGTTTCGCTCCGTCTCCTCGTGGGAGGTGGGCCGCATCACTTGCGGAAATGGATTTGCGCAAGCGTATGGGGGGCCATGGGGCCAAGTGTTTGTGAAGGCTGAACAAACTCGCCCTCGATGGCTGTACGACCGGCCAATGCGGAACCGGTTCAGCCGCTGGGCGGGAGCCGCAGCTGGAGCATGGCCAGCAGACGCTGGTCGGGACGGCTGAGGTCGAGGCCGGTCAGCTCCTCGGTCCGGCGAAGGCGGTACCGCAGCGTGTTGGGGTGCACATGGAGCTGTGCGGCCGCCGCCCGAATGTCACCGAAGGAGTTCAGGTACGTCAGGAGGGTCTCGGCGAGCCTGCCCTGGTGCCGGCTGTCGTGCGAGACCAGGGCGGTCAGTCGGGGATCCCGTATCTCGGGGCGGGCGGAGAGCAACCTCAGTATCTCGCTGACCAGCACCTCCGCCTGGATGTCCGGCAGCGCGGCGACCGCGACGGTCACTCCGGCACTCGCCATGGCGTCGAGTATGCGGTCGGCCTCCCGGCGGGACTCGGGGACGTCCCCCAGCGTCGGCACCAGGCAACCGACCGAGCCGCTCAGCGGCAGGCCCAGGTGGCGGAGTGCGGCGTCGGTGATCTCCTGGGTCCAGCCGCGCAGCGTGTCCGTGTCGATGCCGCGGGGCAACTGGGGCAGAAGCACATAGACACGGCTGTCGACCTGGGTGACCAGGGCACTGCGGTGCCGGGCCGCGATGTGCACGGAGACCAGGTTGGTGACCTCGGAGTGGGTCAGCTCCGGTACGGCGACGCCCTCGGCGGTCTCGCCCGCCTCTGAAGTCCCGTAAGCCTCTGCGGTCCCGTACGAGAACCCCAGCACGGCGGCCGGGCGGGTGGCGTCGAACCCCAGGTGAGTGGCCAACGGCTGGGGTCCGGTGCTCCCGTCCAGGAGTCCGGCCAGCAGGGTCCGGGTGAGCGTCACCTCGTCCGAGAGCTCCCGGCGACGGCGTACGAGATGGAGCGCTGCGACCCGGGCGGCACCCAGCAGTGCCTGGCGTGAGCGTTCGGACAGCGGAATCGAGCCCTCCTGCACCCAGATGGTGCCCAGCTGCCGGTCCCCGGACCGGATGGCGACCGCGAGCCGACGGCGGATGCCCAGCTCGGGGTGGCTGTCGATACCGATCACCTCGTCGCTGGAGTGCAGATGCTGGAACACACCCCACTCGCGCAGCTTCGCCAGATACCCCTCCGGTCCCTGCCAGCCGAGGATGGAGCGCCGACGCAGGTCGTCCGCCTCGTCGGAGTCGGTGGTGCGGGAGTAGGCGAGCACCCGGTTCGCGGCGTCCTCGATGCTGACGATGCCGCTGGTGAGGATGGCAGTGGTCTGGGCGAGCGAGAACAGGTCGCCCTCCTCGGCCCCCATGCCGGTCTCCCCCGGCGGTGCGTCGTCCAGGGCGGCCCGGGCCAGCGCGTGCACTTGCTCCCAGCGTGCTTCACTGCGCAGCGAGAGCAGGGCGACCCCGGCCTCGGCGGCGGTCTCGCTCAGCGCCGCGGCCTGACCGGGCCCGTCCAGCTTGACCACGACGGCGGCGGCTCCGTCCCGCGCGGCGGCCCGCAGCGCGGGAAGAGCGGCCCGGCCACGGGCCCCGATCACGAGAACCAGCTCGCCCGGCTGTGCGGTCGGCGGGTCCTCGGGATCGAGCAGCGAAACCTCACGGATCTCGACATCCAGCCCGGCGGGAGCAGCCTGCACCTCCACCAGCGAGTCACCCAGCGCCATCAGCAACTGACGCAGACGGATACGCGCTGCGAGGGGAGCCACTGCGGCCGGATCCATGATCGTCGCCTCTGCTGGGAGCCATGGCGGAGCTCCGATGCTATCCGCACGGGCGACGGGGGCAGTTGCACCGTCCACAGGCGTACGCGCTCCCCTCGCGCTCCCCGCACGAGGTCGCACATACGAGAAGGCCGTCATCTGCTCGCAGGCTCCTCGCCCACGCCGGACACGCGATGTGGAGCAGCTTGAGTACATGACCCCAATAACAAAAGTTTTGTTAATCTGGCTCCATGGCCACCACTCCCGAACCCGCTCCCGGCGAAGGCCCTGTCCGCCCGGTCTCCGTCTCCCTCCACGAAGGCACCATCGCCGCCCTCAAGGCACGCACCGGTAAGCGCGGCATGTCCGCCTACGTCGAAGCCCTCATCCAGCGCCAGCTGGAGCGCGACCGCCTGCGCGAACTCATCGAAGACGCAGAAGCCCAACACGGCCCCGTCGACCAGGCAGCGGTCGAGGCCAAGCGAGCCGTCCTGCGTGGTGACACCACGGGCTCGGCGGACGCCGCGTGAGCGGCACCCTCGTCCTGGACTGCGAGGGCCTGTCCAAACTCGTACGCCGCTC from Streptomyces chartreusis NRRL 3882 harbors:
- a CDS encoding AfsR/SARP family transcriptional regulator — translated: MGASACSGSEHGSDEWCGLRFGLLGPPVLYYDVSGRGRSEARDVAGPKSRVLLAALLLDAGRVVSVESLKDALWGGAPPVSAQASLHNHVARLRRLLDDPERLRTVPSGYVLRVDEGELDVHVFETHVAAARAAHAGQDWERVVRECTAALALWRGAPLAGLPSEVGGYAFARRLREARLLLLEWRYDAELALGGPRLDGLVPELAALTAEYPLREVYHRQLMLALHRTGRRAEALAVHRDLRTRLVDQLGVEPGPGVREAHVEVLRGAVGSGGSGDGFGEGSAPPTPPTSPASSASSAAPSVDAATPSVAASPSSAQPPPAQLPAPPAHFTGRAAVRASLRRALTTPGAPPPTGPTAPAAPAVPAAAVISGMPGVGKSALALHVAHELAERFPDGQLYLDLQGATPGMTPLTPGQALTTLLRDLGAEPCRIPERPDAASALLRSLLAPTRTLLVLDDAASAAQVRPLLPGGAGCAVIVTSRSPLTALDGVARFPLGPLSDEESAALLVAASGRAGLDGSDAARRLVELTGRLPLALRVVAARLAARQALTPEVLAGQLAGTEGRLQHLEYDDLSVRRSLAVAHDALAGSEREADRDAALTLRRIGALDLPTYGAPLLARLTGTGERRTEAALDRLVDVALLQEPAYGRYAPHDLVRDFARELVGERGVEGIGGSGTARAGGSVRNANNGGVRNATPTDTETTRASETALRWYAAVAERVLVAIVEPGPDQDDRRRPTAAQPPGHAAHVDTVAPFGGPEEAFAWGDGELANVVTLVERYADDPCRRRAGLVSTLVRLILPYAHRRGRVAEMEVLGRAGLGVARRLGDEAAQAYALVDLAGLHFLTGRQGEALDLNDRALAIWRRLDEPSWIRRCLNNRGLLLDGLGRPAEASEALTRSLEYARQLNDPYGEAVTHSHLGNLYEHTDPRAAIEQHRRSLAIGDGIGAVIVRHSAHCNIGYAHLRLGEPAAALPHFEESLRILGGHGDWHGESQTRLGLVRALRLLGRTGRAARECAELLDRADARADRYTGGLARHQQGLLLRERGHAGAAREEWRSALAALEGTDAHAVVTELRELLAPTG
- a CDS encoding glycosyltransferase family 2 protein; its protein translation is MGAPRIAVAVVTMGNRPEEVDALLRSVAKQDVPPERIVIVGNGCPLPEFARRLSLPGEVTPIELDENLGCPGGRNAALARLREFGDIDVVVDLDDDGLLVDADVLRRVRELYAADERLGIVGFRIADELGETQQRHVPRIGNADPMRGGYVTGFLGGGHALRMAMLDEVGDWPAEFFFAHEETDLAWRAADAGWRILYAPELLLQHPKTSPARHAIYFRVNARNRVWLARRRLPFALVPVHLGVWVLLTLVRNRSGAGLRAWFGGFVEGVRESAGERRPMRWRTVWRLTRLGRPPVI
- a CDS encoding AraC family transcriptional regulator; amino-acid sequence: MLDRLNQAMEHIERHLDGSVDGAELARIATTSEYHLRRMFSALAGMPLSEYIRRRRLTIAGAEVLAGGETLLEIAVRYGYGSGEAFARAFRAMHGVGPGEARRTGAALVSQPRLTFRLTIEGSSSMHYRVVDRPAFTVAGFKTRVPLVHSGPNQAIIDFVRGLDKQAREQLGKLSDQEPRGIVAVCDDLDPSRAEGTELDYYQAVISTAPAPADAPAGITTLPVQAGTWAVFTTSGPAPRAIQELWRDVFTEWFPSNPYRSRPGPEILRTDLSSEGTRADAELWLPVERESTR
- a CDS encoding amino acid permease; this encodes MTTRPPDSLTSGTAPPTSGRPPEQQAGLQAGLKNRHLSMIAIGGVIGAGLFVGSASGIAAAGPGILVSYALVGALVVFVMRMLGEMAAANPTSGSFSAYADRALGRWAGFSIGWLYWFFWVVVLAVEATAGAVILEGWVPAVPQWAWALIVMTVLTATNLASVGSFGEFEFWFAGIKVVAITGFIVLGGLAIFGVLPGSDHAATGFGNLTGHGGFLPNGPGAILTGILLVVFSFMGSEIVTLAAGESSDAQRAVAKATRSVIWRVGVFYVGSILVVVALLPWNDPAIVKKGSYVAALDSIGIPHAGEIMNFIVLTAVLSCLNSGLYTASRMAFSLGQRGDAPRSFVRTNTRGVPQAAILASVVFGFVAVAFNYLWPDTVFQFLLNSSGAVALFVWLVICFSQLRMRGIILRENPEKLIVRMWLFPYLTWATIAMIAFVLLYMLTDEKEGGGRSQVLLSVLVAAVVIVISLVRERSRRKDTAEAVAPR
- a CDS encoding PucR family transcriptional regulator; the encoded protein is MDPAAVAPLAARIRLRQLLMALGDSLVEVQAAPAGLDVEIREVSLLDPEDPPTAQPGELVLVIGARGRAALPALRAAARDGAAAVVVKLDGPGQAAALSETAAEAGVALLSLRSEARWEQVHALARAALDDAPPGETGMGAEEGDLFSLAQTTAILTSGIVSIEDAANRVLAYSRTTDSDEADDLRRRSILGWQGPEGYLAKLREWGVFQHLHSSDEVIGIDSHPELGIRRRLAVAIRSGDRQLGTIWVQEGSIPLSERSRQALLGAARVAALHLVRRRRELSDEVTLTRTLLAGLLDGSTGPQPLATHLGFDATRPAAVLGFSYGTAEAYGTSEAGETAEGVAVPELTHSEVTNLVSVHIAARHRSALVTQVDSRVYVLLPQLPRGIDTDTLRGWTQEITDAALRHLGLPLSGSVGCLVPTLGDVPESRREADRILDAMASAGVTVAVAALPDIQAEVLVSEILRLLSARPEIRDPRLTALVSHDSRHQGRLAETLLTYLNSFGDIRAAAAQLHVHPNTLRYRLRRTEELTGLDLSRPDQRLLAMLQLRLPPSG